The Bernardetia litoralis DSM 6794 genome includes a window with the following:
- the ccsA gene encoding cytochrome c biogenesis protein CcsA yields the protein MNLLVGQIGHLFVIISFVTSIVVAIAYYFASQSSDLTASPKNQEINSWKKMARLAFGVHAVSVIGVVVVLFSIIYNHQYEYHYAWSHSSNNLPYYYMISCFWEGQEGSFLLWIFWHVCIGVVIILRSIFVKHKKDNTWEAPVMMVFASVQAFLASMVLGVVVPFANLKIGSSPFILLRDAMDAPIFQSQPNYIPVDGTGLNPLLQNYWMVIHPPTLFLGFALCLVPFAFVIAGLWKKETTKWLKPTFAWALLAAAVLGVGIVMGAYWAYETLNFGGYWNWDPVENAVFIPWLVLVAGIHAMTMQQKRPSMAKLSAILMISVFLLILYSTFLTRSGILGDSSVHSFTDLGLSGQLLIYLLFFTIGASILFFMNWNNFPKSKQESSFYSGEFWVTLGVVVLGLSALQVLVPTSIPVYNAVLDALGIDSNVAPPADPEHFYTEWQLWFSVGIAFLSATAQVFWWKRIEKSNLKDNFVIPLILTAIITTIIIAVAQIKDASYMILVLTSTYALVSNGISIARTVKLNPKLAGGALAHVGVALMFLGILSSSGYDEIVSMNMSGLLYNKEFSDEVNRENVLLFRSQPTKMNKYEITYKGQYWDSPNFPTYVNKEDVKGTAYAHKVIAQKDLIYKDKVEVKSGDTLQIFEENTYYKIDYVDTLTKETFTLFPRVQQNPQMGFVVSPDISQGIKSDLYTHLSSLPDPAEDRTWSQPEMKVLSPMDTFIVNDFVAVLDGVHRGKPLADEDYMLYAEIRILDKEETYTAKPVFQIKGNEVRGIPEIIESAGVEFTMINVDPKTEEFTFNIRTTQRDWIIMKALEKPYISLLWLGTIVMTLGILVAMWRRYTEAKKATVSKKSNSKKPKNEMELV from the coding sequence ATGAACTTACTTGTTGGTCAGATAGGGCATTTATTTGTCATCATTTCTTTTGTTACTTCCATTGTGGTAGCAATCGCCTACTATTTTGCAAGCCAAAGTAGTGATTTAACAGCTTCTCCAAAAAATCAAGAAATTAATTCTTGGAAAAAAATGGCTCGCCTTGCTTTTGGAGTTCATGCTGTTTCTGTTATTGGTGTAGTAGTTGTTCTTTTTTCGATTATCTACAATCATCAATACGAATACCATTATGCATGGAGTCATTCGTCAAATAATTTGCCGTATTATTATATGATTTCCTGTTTTTGGGAAGGGCAAGAGGGTAGTTTTTTACTTTGGATTTTTTGGCATGTTTGTATTGGTGTCGTGATTATTTTACGCTCTATTTTCGTAAAACATAAAAAAGATAATACATGGGAAGCTCCTGTAATGATGGTTTTTGCATCTGTACAGGCATTTTTGGCTTCAATGGTTTTGGGCGTAGTTGTCCCTTTTGCCAATCTAAAAATTGGTAGTTCGCCTTTTATTTTATTGCGTGATGCAATGGATGCTCCTATTTTTCAATCTCAACCCAACTACATTCCTGTTGATGGAACAGGTTTGAATCCACTTTTACAAAATTATTGGATGGTAATTCATCCTCCTACTTTGTTTTTAGGTTTTGCTTTGTGTCTTGTTCCTTTTGCATTTGTAATCGCAGGATTATGGAAAAAAGAAACAACAAAATGGCTCAAACCTACTTTTGCATGGGCATTATTAGCTGCTGCTGTTTTGGGAGTTGGTATTGTAATGGGTGCATATTGGGCATACGAAACACTTAATTTTGGTGGATATTGGAACTGGGACCCAGTAGAAAACGCCGTGTTTATTCCTTGGTTAGTTTTAGTTGCAGGAATACACGCCATGACAATGCAACAAAAACGCCCTTCAATGGCTAAACTTTCGGCTATTTTGATGATTTCTGTATTTTTATTGATTTTATATTCTACTTTCCTTACTCGTAGTGGAATTTTGGGTGATAGTTCAGTTCACTCTTTTACTGATTTAGGGCTTTCAGGACAGTTACTTATCTATCTTTTGTTTTTTACAATTGGTGCATCAATTCTATTCTTTATGAATTGGAATAATTTTCCAAAATCAAAGCAAGAATCTAGCTTTTATTCAGGCGAATTTTGGGTTACTTTAGGCGTAGTAGTTTTAGGACTTTCAGCATTACAAGTTTTAGTTCCTACTTCAATTCCAGTTTATAATGCTGTTTTGGATGCGTTAGGAATAGATTCAAATGTTGCTCCTCCAGCCGACCCAGAACATTTTTATACAGAATGGCAACTTTGGTTTAGTGTCGGAATTGCTTTTCTTTCTGCAACAGCACAAGTATTTTGGTGGAAACGAATTGAAAAATCAAACCTCAAAGATAATTTTGTTATTCCTTTAATTTTGACAGCTATTATTACTACAATAATCATTGCAGTTGCTCAAATAAAAGATGCTTCGTATATGATTTTGGTGCTTACTTCTACTTATGCACTTGTCAGTAATGGAATTTCTATTGCAAGAACAGTAAAATTAAATCCAAAATTAGCAGGTGGTGCATTGGCGCATGTTGGTGTTGCTTTGATGTTTTTGGGTATTTTGTCTTCGTCGGGATATGATGAAATTGTATCAATGAATATGTCAGGGCTTTTATATAATAAAGAATTTTCTGATGAAGTAAATCGTGAAAATGTATTGCTTTTTCGTAGCCAACCGACCAAAATGAATAAATATGAAATTACCTATAAAGGTCAATATTGGGATTCTCCAAATTTTCCAACATATGTAAATAAGGAAGACGTAAAAGGCACAGCTTATGCACACAAAGTAATTGCTCAAAAAGACTTAATTTATAAAGATAAAGTAGAAGTAAAATCTGGTGATACACTCCAAATTTTTGAAGAGAATACTTATTATAAAATTGATTATGTCGATACGCTCACAAAGGAAACATTTACACTTTTTCCTCGTGTTCAGCAAAACCCTCAAATGGGTTTTGTAGTAAGTCCAGATATTTCACAAGGCATAAAAAGCGACCTTTATACGCATCTTAGTAGTCTTCCAGATCCTGCTGAAGACAGAACTTGGTCACAACCTGAAATGAAAGTTTTATCTCCTATGGATACTTTTATTGTTAATGATTTTGTGGCTGTTTTGGATGGTGTGCATCGTGGAAAACCTTTGGCTGATGAAGATTATATGCTTTATGCTGAAATTAGAATTTTGGATAAAGAAGAAACTTATACAGCAAAACCTGTTTTTCAAATAAAGGGAAATGAAGTACGTGGAATACCTGAAATCATAGAGTCAGCAGGAGTAGAGTTCACAATGATTAATGTTGATCCTAAAACCGAAGAGTTTACGTTTAATATCCGAACAACTCAAAGAGATTGGATAATCATGAAAGCATTAGAAAAACCTTATATTAGTTTGCTTTGGCTGGGTACAATCGTAATGACATTGGGTATTTTGGTGGCAATGTGGAGAAGATATACAGAAGCTAAAAAAGCAACTGTGTCTAAAAAATCAAACTCTAAGAAGCCAAAAAATGAAATGGAATTGGTTTAA
- a CDS encoding GAF domain-containing protein: MWKFNTIGKRVLAGNFIIIIVALVSSVVSLGMLTRSQNMLHQSFSVITPSVEAINDLLLLVTRSKMYITNWVHLPDNIDDKEDLILLHNEQFPEVKDRISKLKRDWQNKENVHRVDSIIIAFDDILQTEQEVMNILNRSEDYNNGTKREKAIRLVNEMIILNSNTLIKNLEALETSKLQEKQADGDSVERSLKWLYRIILTLGIITLMIGIILSVVFFRIVSKPIQKLNQILGQLAKGSIPKSDFGIRIGNHEIGQMTLSLQELIKSLKNTSEFARKIGNGKYDSTFDVLGENDILGNALLDMRNSLSKVAEEDRRRAWITEGIAQFGDILRANYNDTEEFAAAIVQRLVKYTEANQGGIFVLSETPDIEGEFMYLAATYAWDKPKYLEKKIRKGEGLTGQAWQEGETIFLSHVPNDYIHITSGLGSTNPSSILLTPLKYNQKLYGVVELAFFNPPEAYQVEFVERIVESFASTLSSVRVNQRTQFLLKESQEMTEQMRAQEEEMRQNVEELQATQEMVERKSKELENQLNAINQAAAMIELNPRGIITEINELYLKISHYSKEEIQGQPHTILLKEGYETSNKYMQLWENLTQGIAVEGEFERQAKDKSSFWLRATYYPVMDDYKNLEHVIHIATDITEQKLQAIRLEETLTEQAETVEQMRMQEDVMQQAMEQMQEAQQEVEKREKLLEESYKEQEQYIEQMNSQEEMMTISMESMNETIEMVTKEKEEAEQKLLICQKKIEELENRK; the protein is encoded by the coding sequence ATGTGGAAATTCAATACTATTGGCAAGCGTGTCTTGGCTGGTAATTTTATCATTATTATTGTTGCTTTGGTTAGTTCTGTAGTGAGCTTGGGTATGCTTACACGTAGCCAAAATATGCTTCATCAATCCTTCTCTGTAATTACTCCATCGGTAGAGGCTATCAATGATTTGCTTTTATTAGTAACTCGTTCAAAAATGTATATCACCAATTGGGTACATCTACCTGATAATATTGACGATAAAGAAGATTTGATTTTACTTCATAATGAACAATTTCCAGAAGTAAAAGACCGAATTAGCAAGCTCAAAAGAGATTGGCAAAATAAAGAAAATGTGCATCGTGTAGATTCCATTATTATTGCCTTTGATGATATTCTTCAAACCGAACAGGAAGTAATGAATATCCTCAATCGGTCAGAAGATTATAATAATGGTACAAAACGAGAAAAGGCTATTCGGCTAGTCAATGAGATGATTATTCTAAATAGCAATACACTTATAAAAAATTTAGAAGCATTAGAAACTAGCAAACTCCAAGAAAAACAAGCTGATGGAGATTCCGTCGAACGCTCATTAAAATGGTTATACAGAATTATTCTTACTTTAGGTATTATTACTTTAATGATTGGTATTATTTTAAGTGTAGTTTTTTTTCGAATAGTGTCTAAGCCAATTCAAAAACTCAATCAGATACTTGGACAATTAGCCAAAGGTTCTATTCCTAAATCAGATTTTGGAATTAGAATAGGAAATCATGAGATTGGACAAATGACTCTTTCTTTACAAGAACTTATCAAAAGTCTAAAGAATACTTCTGAGTTTGCTCGTAAGATAGGCAATGGTAAATATGATAGTACTTTTGATGTTTTGGGAGAAAATGATATTCTTGGAAATGCACTTTTAGATATGCGTAATAGTTTGTCAAAAGTAGCAGAGGAAGACCGTAGAAGAGCTTGGATAACAGAAGGAATAGCACAGTTTGGAGATATTTTGCGTGCCAATTATAATGATACAGAAGAATTTGCTGCTGCTATTGTTCAGCGTTTAGTAAAATATACAGAGGCCAATCAAGGAGGCATTTTTGTACTTTCTGAAACTCCTGATATAGAAGGAGAATTTATGTACTTGGCTGCTACGTATGCATGGGACAAACCCAAATATTTAGAGAAAAAAATCCGAAAGGGAGAGGGATTGACAGGACAAGCATGGCAAGAAGGAGAAACTATATTTTTGTCGCATGTTCCTAATGATTATATTCACATTACTTCTGGACTTGGAAGTACAAACCCATCTTCTATCTTGCTTACTCCCTTAAAATATAATCAAAAATTATATGGGGTGGTAGAACTTGCCTTTTTTAATCCACCAGAAGCCTATCAAGTAGAGTTTGTTGAAAGAATTGTTGAGAGTTTTGCTTCGACACTTTCTTCTGTCAGAGTCAATCAACGGACTCAATTTCTTTTGAAAGAATCACAAGAAATGACCGAACAGATGCGAGCACAAGAAGAAGAAATGCGTCAGAATGTTGAAGAGCTACAAGCAACACAAGAAATGGTAGAAAGAAAGAGTAAAGAGTTAGAAAATCAACTCAATGCCATTAATCAAGCTGCTGCTATGATAGAATTAAACCCAAGAGGAATAATTACTGAAATTAATGAATTATATTTAAAAATATCTCACTATTCAAAAGAAGAAATACAAGGACAGCCTCATACTATTTTATTGAAAGAGGGCTATGAAACTTCTAACAAATACATGCAGCTTTGGGAAAATCTAACACAAGGAATTGCAGTAGAAGGAGAGTTTGAACGTCAGGCAAAAGATAAATCATCTTTTTGGCTGCGTGCTACCTATTATCCAGTTATGGACGATTATAAAAATTTAGAACATGTCATTCATATTGCTACTGATATTACAGAACAAAAACTACAAGCTATTCGCTTAGAAGAAACTTTAACCGAACAAGCTGAAACCGTAGAACAGATGCGTATGCAAGAAGATGTTATGCAACAAGCCATGGAACAAATGCAAGAGGCGCAACAAGAAGTAGAAAAGCGAGAAAAACTATTGGAAGAATCATATAAAGAACAAGAGCAATATATCGAACAAATGAACTCTCAAGAAGAAATGATGACAATAAGTATGGAATCTATGAATGAAACAATAGAAATGGTTACTAAAGAAAAAGAAGAAGCAGAGCAAAAATTATTAATCTGTCAGAAAAAAATAGAAGAGTTGGAAAATAGAAAGTAA